The DNA sequence GGATGAGGACACAGTGAAGGTTGGCTTGCTCAGCAAAAGCGGAATGTTGAAAGGAACCTTCGAACAGAAGCCTGAACCCAGGGTAGTTTATAGAGTCAAGGAGGTGTCGGCATCGAAGGCGCCGACAAAACCTGACACGATGATAATTATAAAGGGAACCAAGAAGAAGTCGGAAACTCCAGCCATGCCTGAAACGAAAGAGGAAAATAAGTAGACGCTAAAGAGATTTTTTCTTAAAATACATTTACAAGAGGTGATCAAATTGAGAAAAAGAGCCGAGGTTACGAGGGGCAGATTTTTAGTTCTATTTACATTGCTTCTTCTTTTTGTCTTTTTCCTCCCCCCCTTATCCGCCCAGCAGCAGTTATTAAGAGTGGTAAAAGGGAAATCCATAATTTTGAATTATCCGGAGAAGATTCAAATCGTTTCTATAGCCAATGAAGAGATAGCAGACGTGGTGTCGGTTACGCCCACAGAGCTGGTGATTATTGGTAAGGGGGTAGGAGTTACTTCTCTGGCGGTGTGGGGGGAATCCAAAAAGCATACCATGTATGATGTCAAGGTGGAGCGCAATATCTCTGGACAGCAGGTGGTATTGGAAGTGAAGGTGGGCGAGGTTAATAAATCTGCGTTAAGTGCGTATGGACTTGACTTTCTGCTACTCGACCGTGACGTCAAGCCGGGCAAGGAGTTGACGGTGGGTACATATGCCGGACAAGCAACTTCTCCGGACCAACACAGTCGGGAACTGTTGGCTCAAGACGGAATCACCGCAGTGATAAAGTGGTTGGGAAATAAGGAAGACTTATCCACCATAATTAAAGCGCTGGAGCAAAAGGGTGACTTGAAGCTCTTGGCCAATCCTCAGCTTCTCACTTTGAGCGGAGAAGAGGCAAGCTTTTTGGTGGGTGGGGAAATCCCCGTCCCCGTGGCTCAGACAGTGGGTGCTGGAGGGGTTCCTTCCGTGAGCATTCAGTGGAAAGAATACGGGACTAGGTTGCATTTCATTCCCACCATCGTGGATTCCAACCTGATCAACTTGAAGATCTCGCCGGAGGTGTCTAGCTTAGATTATGCGAACGTGGTTTCATTCGGAGGTTACATTATCCCAGCCCTTCGCACACGCAAGGCGGAGGCTACCGTGGAGCTGAATTCCCAGCAGTCAGTGGTCTTAGGTGGCTTGTTTTCCTCAGAAGAGTCCAAGACCATAAAGAGAGTTCCAATTTTAGGTCATATTCCCATCCTGAATCTTATCTTTAGCAGAAGGGAGACTACCAAATCCGAGACCGAGCTTTTAATTATAGTTTCACCTAGGATAATAAACTCTGTAGCAGAAGAGACTATTCCCCCACTTCCGGGGGAAGAGGAAGTGAAGAAGTAAACCCTTGACTTGAGAAGAGAGAAGAAAACAGAGAAAAAAGGATGGCAAACTGCGAAATGCAGATGGCATCATGCAAAGTAAAAAACGCATAAGGGTGGAATTTAAAAAAAGGATAGTTGGATAAGAAGTAGTGCGGAGCCTTAGATCTTGGGCTTGATTTGTTTGGCAAATTTAGAGATGGACGTTGAGCACAGTAAGATGGATGATTCAAAAATGAGACCTTTGAAAGGACTGCTAAAAGACAAAAGAGGGGCAACTATGATAATGGTTGTCGTTGCCATCGTGATGATCTTTGGCTTTGCGGTTTTAGTTATCGACATGTCTTTGATTCAGTTAGCCAAGACCCAGCTTCAGAATGCGGCGGATGCCTCCGCCTTAGCTGGAGCGACGGCGTTGGCGATCAGCACTGGTGATGAAGCCACTGCTGTAGCCGAGGCCAGAGCGGAGGCGATAAGAGTGGCTGGTCTCAATCTGGCGATTCAGGATATTCAGCGTCCGGTGGTTATAGGCGACGATGATGTGGACGTCGACTACGATTCGGGTACGGTAACGGTCAAAACCCATCGCAGAAAAGCTACTGGTGACCCGGTGACGCTCTATTTCCTCAGGGTGCTCGACCCATTGTTGGAGAACAAAGGAGAAATGGCTGCCACAGCCACAGCCAGGGTTATGCCCATCTCTGGAGTGAGTTGTGTTCGGCCCTGGTGTATCCCCGACAAATGGGCGGATGCGGATAGTGATCATATATGGGATCCGGGCGAGTCTTATGACCCCAATATAACCGGCTATAGAGTCCCGGATGACGTCGGAGATCAGGTGATCATACAACCAAATAAGGCTGACAAGTGGGAATCGGAATGGTACTTTGAAGTATGCTTTCCACCGATAAATGAAGGCAATCCTCGAACGGATCTATATAAAGAATGGATAGTAGGCTGTTACGACCCTTCCATTGTCGTTTCCATAGGAGACTTACTCTATAGATATCCTGGTCACAGGGTGGGTCCGACAAGTCAGGGAGTTGAAGGTTTAATCAATCAGGATCCTGGGGCGGAATGGGACCCAGTTACAAACAGGGTTATAAATTCTGCTTTCCCAGTGAGCCCCAGAGTGATAAAATTGGCTGCTTTTGACCCTACCTTAGGTTTACAGCCCGGGCCACCACAACATCTGGTCGTATCCAAGCTCTTGGTGCTTTTTGTCGAGGGTCACAATGCGGCTGACATAACTGGTCGATTTATGAAATTAGTAACAGAGGGTGAACCTTGCCCGGAATGTCCGGAAGGCTTCTTAACCACAGTGACTCTGGTAAGATAATGACCTTACGCTGATTGTCCATCTCTCCGCTTTTCGAAGAAGGGAGAGGTGTTTTAGGAGTGTTAAGTTTTTAGCTTGTCCAGGTAATCTGAGCTACCTAAGAGCAAACGCTCCTAAATGGACTTTTAGTAATAGAGGAGAATTATGGCAGACAGGCTCTCAATAATAATAGTGGACTCAGATAAGTCTATCCGAAAATCAATACAAATCCAGCTTGAGTTGATGGGTAATGTGGAGCTGTTTCTAGCTGCCCCAAATACTGATGAAGTCTCGGAAGGTATCCGGACAAAAAAACCAGATATTGTAATTCTAGAGCTGCCTAAGGATTCCAGCAGGACCCTAAGATGGATGGAGCAGATAAAGTTGGAGCTCCCGGAATCTGCCATATTTGTCAGCTCGTTCGAAAAAAATCC is a window from the Candidatus Zixiibacteriota bacterium genome containing:
- a CDS encoding pilus assembly protein N-terminal domain-containing protein, whose protein sequence is MRKRAEVTRGRFLVLFTLLLLFVFFLPPLSAQQQLLRVVKGKSIILNYPEKIQIVSIANEEIADVVSVTPTELVIIGKGVGVTSLAVWGESKKHTMYDVKVERNISGQQVVLEVKVGEVNKSALSAYGLDFLLLDRDVKPGKELTVGTYAGQATSPDQHSRELLAQDGITAVIKWLGNKEDLSTIIKALEQKGDLKLLANPQLLTLSGEEASFLVGGEIPVPVAQTVGAGGVPSVSIQWKEYGTRLHFIPTIVDSNLINLKISPEVSSLDYANVVSFGGYIIPALRTRKAEATVELNSQQSVVLGGLFSSEESKTIKRVPILGHIPILNLIFSRRETTKSETELLIIVSPRIINSVAEETIPPLPGEEEVKK
- a CDS encoding pilus assembly protein TadG-related protein — its product is MIMVVVAIVMIFGFAVLVIDMSLIQLAKTQLQNAADASALAGATALAISTGDEATAVAEARAEAIRVAGLNLAIQDIQRPVVIGDDDVDVDYDSGTVTVKTHRRKATGDPVTLYFLRVLDPLLENKGEMAATATARVMPISGVSCVRPWCIPDKWADADSDHIWDPGESYDPNITGYRVPDDVGDQVIIQPNKADKWESEWYFEVCFPPINEGNPRTDLYKEWIVGCYDPSIVVSIGDLLYRYPGHRVGPTSQGVEGLINQDPGAEWDPVTNRVINSAFPVSPRVIKLAAFDPTLGLQPGPPQHLVVSKLLVLFVEGHNAADITGRFMKLVTEGEPCPECPEGFLTTVTLVR